GTGTCTGATCCTGTCCCGCCTCTTCAGAAcgccttcccttccttcGGCCGCACCCTTACCGCTGCTCAGCAGAATGACCTTGAACGCCGTAAGCAGGAGGAACAAATGTATCATGCCAGAGCGCGAGAGCTGGCTCAGTTTTcccgccatcccctccaaacctctGTGCCCAGCACGCTCCAGCACCACTCCAGCATCCACAGCCTGCAGAGTCAGCCCAGCTTTGGCAGCATGACGtctcccatcaccatgcctcctcagcctcccaTTGGTCCCATTGTTCCGGGCGCCCCTTTTTTTGATTCGGGTGCTGGCATCGCCCCCGGTCCTGCGCAGCCCCCCATTGGACCTTCTGCCGACCTTTTTCCTGCGGATCTGAACCTCAGTGAGCGCCAGATGCTCGCCAACATGCAGGCCACCGGGTCACTGCCGGCCGCTTTCCCCTCGCAGTCAGGGGGTGCCAATGCTGCCGATGGTGGCCTCCAGAGCCAACTGCCTCGTGTCGACCAGCTTCAGCAAGACTCCGAGGGCTTCAAGGACAGGCTCCTCCAGTTTCAAGATCTCCGCTCTGAGCGTGATGCTGAAGAGGCGGCCGCGACTGCCACTGCCCAGGCCCGCAAGGTCATCGACGAGGTTGTCAAGCAAGAAGAGCCAGCGCCGGCTGATTCTGCCCCCGCTCCCATTTCAGCTCCCGTGCccgctcctgctgctcccgaGACTCTGGTCGCAGCCCCCGAGCCCGCTGTCGCCAGGAAggctgctgccccagccCAGTCTGAACTATCTCTGACCGAGAAGGTGCGTAAGACGCAGGCCGATAACGCCAAGTCGGCGCAGAAGCCTTCTGCTTCTGGCCTTCCCAtgcccttcccccccccgcAAAACGCCCCTCTGCCTGCTCCCACGGCGCAGCGTCCTGCTTCCAACCTCCCTAGTCAGTATGGCGACCGGTCCGCCTCTGGAACACCTGACACGTCTTCTGAGGGTGCCCCTcttgcccctccccctaccGCTCCCTGGGCTCCTCAGCCTGGTGCTGAGGCTCACAAGGGCCCAAGTCTGAAGGAAATTCaagaggccgaggccaagaaggctgccaagaaggaggaggccgcaGCCGCCGCTAGACGCGCGGCACTCGAGCAAGAGACGGCAGCTCTTCTGGCGCGTGAGaaggcggctgctgctgccagtATCGGTCTTCCTGCCACTAGTACCTGGGGTACCGGCTCGCCAGTCAGCGCGGCCAGTGGCAGCCCCTGGAAGCAGCCCACGGTCGTCAAGACTCCCGTGTCTGCCAGCACTCCCTCCAAGAAGACTCTGGCCGACATTCAgcgtgaggaggagctgcgcaagcagaaggccaaggaggctgaTCGCCAGGCCAGCGCTGCTGCCGGTGCCGCTCTTGGCAAGCGTTATGCCGATCTTGCCAGCAAGACGTCGTCGCCCGCTGGTATTGCGCCCGCTGGCCCCGCAACACAAGCCATGactggagggggatggtcTACTGTGGGGGCTGgcggcaaggtcaaggttcCTACGGGTCCTGCTGCTCAGAACCGGTCTGCTAGCACCACCGGCATCAAGCCCTCGGCCACGCCGGTTGCGCCCAAGGCCACACCCAAGCCTGCCCAGACATCGCTCAAAGATGCCAGAAACCTTGCCCTTGACGAGTTCAAGAACTGGGTCCGCCGTGAGCTGACGCGTGGTGCTATCAAGGAGGGTAAGTCTTGACTTCTTGTGTCTTTTCTGATGTTCACGTTGCTAATTGAATGCGTGTGTAGCCGACGGCCTCACTAATACTTTGTTGGAAATGCCGCTTGATCAGCCCGATATTATCTCAGACGTTGTGTACAGTTGCGAGTACACTCTGAACGGCAAGGACTTTGCCATGGAGTTTGTGCGCCGCAAGAAGCTGGCGGACAAGGGCATCATCGAAAAGGACTCGACGGCGGCGTCGATGCCCAGCGATGCCAAGATGGTCAGCAACAACGGCTGGAGCGAAgtggccaagaagggcagcagcagtgcgCAGGCtgcaaaggaggaggcggcggtgccTGGCTTCCGTGTGGTccccagcaagaagaagggcaagaaatAGGATCCTCTCGCCGCTGACCCCGCTGACCGTGTCGACGTTGGAGCCGAGAACTACTTCAAGGCGCTGCAGTTCAAAGGAGGAATGAAGTAACAGacggagggaagggggggcggggggcaTGATGGGTTACATGCAGTCCGTTTTTGGTGCATCTCTTGTTGACAGCGTAGCCAGTTGGCATGGCAAGCCCTGAGCGAGTATTACATGTAGCAGTAACTGTGTTGAGTATGTAGTGCTGGCCTCGACACCAAAAATATGGAGCGAGGAATAATTATTCCGAATGTACGTTGGTTCGCCATCTGCGTGATTTTGTCATGGCTGTTGGAAGATatgttggttggggggagggcagCCGTATGCAGGTAAGGAAGCGCAAGGCTGAAGTTGGTGCCCTGGGGTGTCTTATGTAATCCAGGAGCTCACCTTTGGTGACAACCCCGCCATGGCTACACAGTGTGAACGGTGCGCCCCACTTTATCTTTGAGATCGCAAAAATGGAGGGGCACaagtgggaggtggttttCCGTATCATACCCTTTTGCACCAcactttccttttttctttactttcttctttcctttcACCGCATTGGAATAGGATAAAATCATTTCACAATGGGGTCACAAAACGGCGATACCCCCGTTTCCTCCTTGCCTGAGCTTTTGGAGCAAGGCAAATACCTCGAGGTTTTGCTGTCTGAACCAGGCAAAGCGCTGATTCGGAGCTATgtccaccagcagcagtcgccatcaccaccaccacaggaCCAGAatcacaacagcaacagcaaaatTGTCGGACTAGCCGCTTTTAACGCTTTCTTGCAGGGGAATGTCACCGGCCCTGTGCTTGacgacaccctcctctctcggGTCGAGAAAGCGTTTGGGATGACGGAGAATCAGAGGAAGGATCTCGCGAGGAGATGCCTGGCGGAGCTGCAGGTGGATGGTGTGGGGGTGTACGCGTATGTCCCGCTGTTGGAACTTTttgggttggcgaggtgggttttgttggggttgggcgatgatgagaaggagaggttgagggtgaaTGTCTGGCATTACAAGCTCTTGACGGAGCCGAGTTTGGGGAGCGGGAGCAGTTTCAACAAGGGGTTGCAGTGGTGTGAGGTGCCCAGTTTGAGGGCGGAGATTGAGCGGGcgctggagggggggcaggaAAAGGACGGGGAGGCGTTGGTCGAGAGGGCCATGGTCTGGATTATGCTTgggcaggagaagaaggctaggggggtgctggaggaggcgaggagagagagggggtttgtttatACGCTTACTGGAGCTTTGGGTAAGAGGACGAAGTTTCAGGAGAGGAGCACGAGTCAACTTGTTGTTTTGGCGAGGAGTAAGGGGGCGTTTGAgagcgggggtggggaggtgaggcCCGAGGGGCTGAAGTTGAATGATGACACTTTgctggaggagttgaagtTTGAtaaagaggggggggagacggATAtcggggagagggatgatgagaaggaggatgtgcCGGTGGAGCTGAGGGATATCAAACCGGATGAGCAGCCGCAGCTCGCGCCGCTGGATCAGATTATCTTGTTGGCGGAGGCTACGCTCAAAGATGCGTTCTCACCGGCGGACACTTTGACCTCGGAGGAGGTGTTGCCTTTTGCGGTGAGGGTCATCTCGGATCAGGGCAAGACAAACTGGCAGATTTATACACATGCGCTGCTGGTGAGGTCGAGGATTGAGGTGCACAGGAGCAGGACGATGGAGAGAGGAGTGCTGCAGAtgcaggcggtggtggatcAGGTCGTTGTTGATACCACACAGCCGGATCGTGCCCAGACgcaagaggagaaggggggagaggaggagaatgggGTACCGGAAATCAAGGTCTCTGTGCATGGCGACGAAGCTGCCCCCGTCGACAACAAGCCAAaatccttcttccccgccgCCAAACCGTCAGAGACAGCACCTCCAGAAGTCAGATTGCGGTACATTCACACGCTGAGCTCGCCACCACGATGGCATCTGGAGTCAGAGCTGGCCTACTCCTGGGCTGGTGTCGGATCGCTGGTGTCCGCCATGGAGATCTTCAAGCGCCTTCGCCTGTGGGCAGAGGTGGCGCTTTGCTATGCCAGTAATGCCGCGAGGGAAGACGAAGGCGGGCGCG
The window above is part of the Podospora bellae-mahoneyi strain CBS 112042 chromosome 3, whole genome shotgun sequence genome. Proteins encoded here:
- a CDS encoding hypothetical protein (BUSCO:EOG09260UXC; COG:S; EggNog:ENOG503NU02) yields the protein MGSQNGDTPVSSLPELLEQGKYLEVLLSEPGKALIRSYVHQQQSPSPPPQDQNHNSNSKIVGLAAFNAFLQGNVTGPVLDDTLLSRVEKAFGMTENQRKDLARRCLAELQVDGVGVYAYVPLLELFGLARWVLLGLGDDEKERLRVNVWHYKLLTEPSLGSGSSFNKGLQWCEVPSLRAEIERALEGGQEKDGEALVERAMVWIMLGQEKKARGVLEEARRERGFVYTLTGALGKRTKFQERSTSQLVVLARSKGAFESGGGEVRPEGLKLNDDTLLEELKFDKEGGETDIGERDDEKEDVPVELRDIKPDEQPQLAPLDQIILLAEATLKDAFSPADTLTSEEVLPFAVRVISDQGKTNWQIYTHALLVRSRIEVHRSRTMERGVLQMQAVVDQVVVDTTQPDRAQTQEEKGGEEENGVPEIKVSVHGDEAAPVDNKPKSFFPAAKPSETAPPEVRLRYIHTLSSPPRWHLESELAYSWAGVGSLVSAMEIFKRLRLWAEVALCYASNAAREDEGGRGKDGEARAKAILRWRLFNKTGTAPENSEQDADEEDVDLDKIREADYHGPQRTPPPSNAPRLWCLLGDLENEKKYYERAWEISGQRYARAQKSLGEYYLQQKDLLSARDAYKQAVHVNRLSNELWNRLGDISLRMGEFADAAEAFSRAISSSDSNGGEDARTWSNLGSAFYSLYVERVKELRQQNENGVSAESAAVPGDDEDEETVEKKEAKDPKTLLTQSLHAYKKGASISHDNWRIWDNVITLASRLRPIAIQEILLGLQHVVRIRKSEDAVDVDVLRLLLNEAVLSVEKPAGTGIYDPPRGSTERAVVQFLETSIVPLTTARSEFWELITRERVWKRDFAGAIDAAEKAWRAAMGGAGGGLLPGSSSTGPDGKSRNWLEDKDAWALVVERTDELVSVLENYGDEVPEIGGKWKGKARLAVRSVMGKGKEAWEDTEEWDRLKGLLEGLK